The Methanobrevibacter thaueri genome contains a region encoding:
- a CDS encoding HEPN domain-containing protein — translation MNMDEVNGYMDLAVEELSMAQILFDAGKYRGSVTHSYYAMFDAAKALLLMHDFVSKKHDTILTQFSKDYVLEDDFSQDIYQHYSDAKKLRRKSSYDFTVNFNKQEALDCLVHAEEFIAEARRFL, via the coding sequence ATGAATATGGATGAAGTCAACGGATACATGGATCTTGCAGTAGAGGAACTAAGCATGGCTCAAATACTATTCGATGCCGGAAAGTATAGGGGTTCTGTAACCCATTCTTATTATGCAATGTTTGACGCTGCAAAAGCATTGTTGCTTATGCATGATTTTGTAAGCAAAAAACATGATACTATTTTAACACAGTTTAGCAAGGATTATGTCCTTGAAGATGATTTCAGTCAGGATATTTACCAACATTACTCAGATGCTAAGAAACTTAGAAGAAAATCAAGTTATGATTTCACAGTGAATTTTAATAAGCAAGAAGCATTAGATTGCTTAGTTCATGCAGAAGAGTTCATTGCTGAAGCCAGACGATTCTTATAA
- a CDS encoding nucleotidyltransferase domain-containing protein has translation MYDRIEIAREFVDAIASDNIIKTLVFGSVARGDDTSESDIDILIIIHTDNRQMESLIDKKVVDFILEKEEVISPHVMTEEHFNKTKDYSFLQTVMAEGVEI, from the coding sequence ATGTATGATAGAATTGAAATAGCTCGTGAGTTTGTGGATGCCATAGCTTCAGATAACATAATCAAAACCCTGGTATTTGGTTCTGTTGCACGTGGTGACGATACTAGTGAGTCTGATATTGATATTCTTATTATCATTCACACTGACAATCGCCAAATGGAATCCCTGATAGACAAAAAGGTTGTTGATTTTATTCTTGAAAAAGAAGAGGTAATATCCCCTCATGTCATGACTGAAGAGCATTTTAACAAAACCAAAGATTACAGTTTCCTTCAAACTGTAATGGCAGAAGGTGTTGAAATATGA
- a CDS encoding right-handed parallel beta-helix repeat-containing protein, producing the protein MFIVSLTCVFASENATVLNETGIEDSFNLSSDCEPDELSSAGQFNVTGDNVRQFFRGGTLNNGYSNAELFITEDMDGLGVLTVSATNVTINGMNHTLKDTVFKIKANDVTLNNITFIETQPFSGNDYAAVLIYNGDNVKLHNLNINVTAPRDSDAFGIYSEGSQREPITNLQIVNCTITLKGDNRGAGRDYALRLEYSPYARVLNSTINAEVSLRTVMFHDTSASLDSEFSLAVGVEFSDNLLFDGNVVRCTAGARPECAYPTLDAIFIGDSCDCNFTNNEVYLSDYLTYKDIPNYLYGLDIYRDDNLLVENNKFRVETTGGALAAGTAYPLQLTGPAEGIVIQYNDIYSKNNGPNIGIYSQNFNGANYITILNNYINVTGLAGNHSWALVAGIEAQDDNDIIMNNIIEVHNIQKVKWEDNIYGISYSQKTNSSHSYRVINNTVISDGYYLSYMLDAENTNVNNNTLVRTDKYADTNYDPFKRGDGIGADTDQAKNNSFSGNRVITIFEYDLEHQSNVLDGGEEFHYETPTNKDNLSNVINGSGISPQKPGFPGGNPLLPGNDGGGAFNTGGNNGGGFHSPDGDGGYNGWPDMSGDDGKSLSHKSQGRSGDTVNSFNNQGSSDNSYNNLVATSNSTSSKTPSVEGVTVSGASSSSSSSAGGAAGSSGVAQDDSKAYEITKNIVENGPDDMIKFIALAIVCEILLIIGYRRKETEDVTD; encoded by the coding sequence ATGTTTATTGTTTCATTGACCTGTGTTTTTGCAAGTGAAAACGCAACGGTCCTCAATGAAACCGGTATCGAAGATTCTTTTAACCTTTCGAGTGATTGTGAACCGGATGAATTGTCCTCTGCAGGCCAGTTCAATGTCACAGGCGACAATGTCAGGCAGTTTTTCAGAGGGGGAACGTTAAATAACGGTTACTCAAATGCCGAGCTCTTTATAACTGAGGATATGGATGGCCTCGGCGTTCTGACTGTAAGTGCAACTAACGTTACCATCAACGGCATGAACCATACCCTGAAAGACACGGTGTTCAAAATCAAAGCCAACGATGTCACATTAAACAACATCACATTCATTGAAACACAGCCTTTCAGCGGCAATGACTATGCCGCCGTCCTGATATATAACGGCGATAATGTTAAATTGCACAATCTAAACATCAACGTCACGGCACCAAGGGACAGTGACGCCTTTGGAATATACTCCGAAGGAAGCCAAAGAGAGCCGATCACTAACCTCCAGATTGTAAACTGTACCATAACTCTCAAGGGCGACAACCGTGGTGCTGGTCGTGACTACGCCTTAAGGCTTGAGTATTCGCCGTATGCACGTGTATTGAACAGCACGATCAATGCCGAGGTATCGCTTAGAACGGTGATGTTCCATGACACCAGTGCAAGTCTGGATTCGGAGTTCTCGCTGGCAGTTGGTGTGGAATTCTCAGACAATCTGTTGTTCGACGGCAACGTTGTAAGGTGCACTGCAGGCGCAAGGCCTGAATGCGCATATCCGACACTGGATGCAATATTTATAGGCGATTCATGTGACTGCAACTTCACGAACAATGAGGTTTACCTGAGCGATTATCTCACATACAAGGACATTCCCAACTACCTCTACGGACTGGACATCTACCGTGACGACAACCTCTTGGTGGAAAACAACAAGTTCCGCGTGGAAACCACAGGGGGCGCATTGGCGGCAGGTACCGCATACCCTCTGCAATTAACCGGTCCGGCCGAGGGAATCGTCATACAGTACAACGACATCTACTCCAAAAACAACGGCCCGAACATCGGAATATACTCCCAGAACTTCAACGGCGCAAACTACATTACCATACTCAACAACTACATAAATGTCACAGGACTGGCGGGAAACCATTCCTGGGCACTGGTTGCAGGTATAGAGGCGCAGGACGACAACGACATAATCATGAACAACATCATTGAGGTCCACAACATCCAGAAGGTCAAATGGGAGGATAACATCTACGGAATATCATACTCGCAGAAAACCAACAGCTCACACTCCTATCGCGTCATAAACAATACGGTGATAAGCGACGGATACTACCTGTCATACATGCTTGATGCCGAAAACACCAATGTCAACAACAACACCCTGGTGAGGACGGACAAGTATGCAGACACCAACTATGACCCGTTCAAGAGGGGTGACGGCATCGGAGCAGACACCGACCAGGCCAAGAACAACAGCTTCTCGGGAAACCGCGTAATCACAATATTCGAGTATGACCTGGAGCATCAAAGCAACGTGCTGGACGGCGGCGAGGAATTCCACTACGAGACTCCGACCAACAAGGACAACCTGTCCAATGTAATAAACGGAAGCGGAATCTCACCCCAAAAACCGGGGTTCCCGGGAGGCAATCCATTATTGCCAGGCAATGACGGCGGAGGCGCATTCAACACCGGCGGCAACAATGGCGGAGGGTTCCACAGTCCTGACGGTGACGGCGGCTATAACGGCTGGCCGGACATGAGCGGGGATGACGGAAAAAGCCTCTCACATAAAAGCCAGGGCAGGTCTGGAGATACGGTAAATTCGTTCAACAATCAGGGAAGCTCAGACAACTCATACAACAATCTTGTGGCAACATCAAATTCGACTTCAAGCAAGACCCCAAGCGTTGAGGGCGTCACCGTAAGCGGTGCAAGTTCAAGCTCATCATCATCTGCAGGAGGGGCAGCCGGAAGCAGCGGTGTAGCGCAGGACGACTCAAAGGCGTATGAGATAACAAAGAATATCGTGGAGAATGGTCCGGATGACATGATAAAGTTCATCGCACTGGCCATTGTCTGTGAGATACTTTTGATTATAGGATATAGACGAAAGGAAACAGAAGATGTTACAGATTAA
- a CDS encoding Ig-like domain-containing protein, whose amino-acid sequence MQYKYIFICIFAIFLSLNVISAADVSDFNETNVVNDVDSDVVSTVEGSIKESSLNHGNTDVLNENNMNNVHISPDGVGDGSSEENPISLNNAISNLQDNSALHLADGNYTFNSVLSISVKNNITISANNPGNVIISGGSNSLASLFSLEAVNNFKLKGIIFKDITFKTNLIKSASKSVNRVTCDSQDLFFEDCSFINCTTPTAKNALLFSITSCGNFSMKNCYFLNNNLANTVAILQLTIHPVLNRSSTPNTYFKKSYCNIQNCTFENNTCQNYIVNFPKGNIPVVVNSEISVSECNFINNSFSTADIHIVNTQFSAGNVKLGKVVYSNPEITSIVGCNFSSNVNLPAILVDSLSSEGLIFEDNFVKSKYGIKFSDSSLKAKGTFVSQDYTTSMNGFYLGKLHSIVSITILDAGVVNVTAGDKITISTILVDNMDNSISIPNLRLVINGSENPATFNNGVYETEYIVPNTSGLLDIDVNYTTVESVSGYSYIDKQHYDNFTFSLLDNRMCEVTGSGLFVKPALNMSMDNVSNSSYGEDISISVNISNLESGSLVYEFIKGNEVVKTLPISFTNNVSTITVNDLPAGDYKVTAKYLEDDNFGTSTVSKQFTVNKANSTVQIIIDSTIPVGDNITVQAVLPANATGNVTYRLKGENKTVNVTGSAVFAGLSEGNYTIYAVYNGDDNYNPSEEYNATFRVVKVDPKLVIEYSVPVINENVTVTVIMDQDITGDVNVTVNKLDPVVRQVVNGTLTFNIANVPYGPQNITVSFRGNDKYNEMENNTSFFVNKLDVNLAIAADTVTYGEPLVVNVTANEKFSGDVIVKIGNLTEIAHVVDGKGNATFNNLAANSYIVTASCAEDETFNADTKNITATVKGVEVPADKALNTNVPANSKSPTFSIKLDKDATGNFTVSVDNGKIVKTVSLKDGSASITVDNLAVGSHQVTVSYSGDGKYAPITQNTTVTIKEPAKPKVTKKATKIVAKKKTFKAKKKVKKYTITLKSGKTLVKKVKVTLKVKGKTYKATTNNKGKATFKIKNLKKKGKYTATIKFAGNKNYKPTTKKVKLTVKK is encoded by the coding sequence ATGCAATATAAGTATATATTTATTTGTATCTTTGCAATATTTTTAAGTTTAAATGTTATTTCCGCAGCTGATGTATCTGATTTTAATGAAACTAATGTAGTTAATGATGTTGATTCAGACGTTGTTTCTACAGTTGAAGGTTCTATAAAGGAATCTAGTTTAAATCATGGAAATACCGATGTTTTAAATGAAAATAATATGAATAATGTTCATATATCTCCTGATGGTGTAGGTGATGGGTCATCAGAAGAGAATCCAATTTCTTTAAATAATGCTATATCTAACCTCCAGGACAATAGTGCATTACATTTGGCTGATGGAAATTATACTTTTAATTCAGTATTAAGTATATCTGTTAAGAATAATATTACTATCTCCGCCAATAATCCGGGGAATGTAATAATTAGTGGTGGATCCAATTCTCTAGCTAGTTTATTTTCATTAGAAGCAGTAAATAATTTTAAGTTAAAGGGTATTATTTTTAAAGATATTACTTTCAAAACTAATCTAATTAAGAGTGCATCTAAAAGTGTTAATAGAGTGACTTGTGATTCACAAGATCTATTTTTTGAGGATTGTAGCTTTATTAATTGTACTACTCCTACTGCTAAGAATGCATTATTATTTTCTATTACATCATGTGGCAATTTTTCCATGAAAAATTGTTATTTTTTAAATAATAATCTAGCTAATACCGTAGCCATTTTACAACTAACTATACATCCAGTATTAAATAGAAGTTCAACACCTAATACTTATTTTAAAAAAAGTTATTGTAATATTCAGAATTGCACTTTTGAAAATAATACTTGTCAAAATTATATAGTTAATTTCCCAAAAGGCAATATTCCAGTTGTTGTAAATTCAGAAATATCTGTGTCTGAATGTAATTTTATTAATAATTCTTTTTCTACAGCAGATATTCATATTGTTAATACTCAATTTTCAGCAGGCAATGTCAAATTAGGTAAGGTAGTGTATTCTAATCCTGAAATTACTAGTATTGTTGGTTGTAATTTTAGTAGTAATGTTAATCTCCCTGCGATTCTTGTTGATTCATTAAGCTCTGAAGGTTTAATTTTTGAAGATAACTTTGTTAAATCAAAATATGGTATTAAATTTAGTGATTCTTCTTTAAAAGCTAAAGGTACATTTGTGAGTCAGGATTATACAACTAGTATGAATGGATTTTATTTAGGTAAACTTCATTCTATTGTTAGCATAACTATTTTAGATGCAGGGGTTGTTAATGTAACTGCTGGTGATAAAATTACTATTTCTACAATATTAGTGGATAATATGGATAATTCAATTAGTATTCCTAATTTAAGGTTGGTTATTAATGGTAGTGAAAATCCTGCTACTTTTAATAATGGTGTTTATGAAACTGAATATATTGTTCCCAATACTTCGGGATTACTTGATATTGATGTTAATTATACTACTGTAGAAAGTGTATCTGGGTATTCTTATATTGATAAACAACATTATGATAATTTTACATTTTCTCTTTTAGATAATAGGATGTGTGAAGTCACTGGTTCAGGTTTGTTCGTTAAGCCGGCATTAAATATGAGTATGGATAACGTTTCAAACAGTTCTTATGGAGAAGACATTTCTATAAGTGTAAACATTTCTAATTTGGAATCAGGTAGTCTTGTTTATGAATTCATTAAAGGTAATGAGGTTGTCAAGACACTCCCTATTTCATTTACCAATAATGTTTCCACCATTACTGTGAATGATTTGCCTGCTGGAGATTATAAAGTAACCGCTAAATATCTTGAAGATGATAATTTCGGAACTTCAACTGTTTCCAAGCAGTTCACTGTCAACAAAGCCAATTCAACAGTCCAGATTATCATTGATTCGACTATTCCTGTTGGTGATAATATTACAGTTCAGGCTGTTTTGCCTGCAAATGCTACTGGTAATGTCACTTACAGATTGAAAGGTGAAAACAAGACCGTTAATGTTACTGGCAGTGCAGTCTTTGCTGGTTTGAGTGAAGGAAACTATACTATCTATGCAGTGTATAATGGTGATGATAACTATAATCCTAGTGAAGAGTACAATGCCACATTCAGGGTTGTCAAAGTCGATCCTAAATTGGTAATTGAGTATTCTGTTCCTGTGATTAATGAAAACGTTACTGTTACTGTTATTATGGATCAGGATATTACTGGTGATGTTAATGTTACCGTCAACAAGCTTGACCCTGTGGTCAGACAGGTTGTCAATGGTACTTTGACATTCAATATCGCTAATGTTCCTTATGGTCCTCAAAACATTACAGTAAGCTTCAGGGGCAATGACAAATACAATGAAATGGAAAACAACACTTCATTCTTTGTAAACAAGTTGGATGTCAATTTGGCAATTGCTGCTGATACAGTTACTTACGGCGAACCTTTAGTTGTCAATGTCACTGCCAATGAGAAGTTCAGTGGTGATGTCATTGTTAAAATCGGCAACCTCACTGAAATCGCTCATGTGGTTGATGGTAAAGGCAATGCCACATTTAACAATTTGGCTGCAAACAGTTACATCGTTACAGCTAGTTGCGCAGAAGATGAAACTTTCAATGCAGACACTAAAAACATTACTGCTACAGTTAAAGGTGTTGAGGTTCCTGCTGATAAGGCATTAAACACTAATGTTCCGGCTAACAGCAAATCACCAACTTTCAGTATCAAGTTGGATAAGGATGCAACCGGTAATTTCACTGTTAGTGTTGATAATGGTAAGATTGTCAAGACTGTTTCCCTAAAAGATGGTAGTGCAAGTATTACTGTAGACAATCTGGCTGTCGGCAGTCATCAGGTTACTGTTTCATATTCCGGTGACGGCAAGTATGCACCAATCACACAGAACACTACCGTAACCATTAAGGAACCGGCCAAACCGAAAGTTACCAAGAAGGCTACCAAGATTGTTGCTAAAAAGAAAACATTCAAGGCCAAAAAGAAAGTCAAAAAGTACACCATTACTTTGAAATCCGGCAAGACACTCGTCAAGAAAGTTAAAGTTACCCTTAAGGTTAAAGGCAAAACCTATAAGGCTACCACCAACAATAAAGGTAAGGCCACCTTCAAGATCAAGAACCTGAAAAAGAAAGGCAAATACACTGCCACCATCAAGTTCGCAGGTAACAAAAACTACAAGCCAACCACTAAAAAAGTAAAATTGACAGTTAAAAAGTAA
- a CDS encoding PQQ-binding-like beta-propeller repeat protein translates to MKLKHIFFSIVFIMLLVGITCVSAENTDNIGDLSTNDADDIISVDDLEDNEDLSTNDVDNSLDDGSSLDEKDVLPSRGTTTVNSWSQLGSAVYNNNNYDTVYLGANITPGNQIVINHDVTIIGSADTYIGGSSSSNPVSYSNIPIYSNANGLSITLKDIRFQNCGGNILMKFSGNGNYVLDNCTFENVTATGSHQAVVHLNLGHCDIINCTFEKCRTSYGTVSNYNEYSVTNVNMVVRDTIFKNNYASVEPGAINNCGQLEVYDSTFEGNSAEWWAGAIHTHTNANTTIVRSSFKNNHAGWNGGALYTYSYLTIIDSNFTGNDAQTNTGGGAIGASSYGSIPIVRIENSKFEDNTAITGNGGAIVISSGTLTVSNSEFINNVAPKLNGGAISSSSCTATITNSIFKYNSAILGKGGAIYGAGAGSLTVDNCEFVNNTAKDSNSGHALAYSYTGNSNTAAYLTYINNRFYGPNNGTGSVYAANNKLNIIHYNNTVSDYSNYTEPEEENETNGTSGDIEIPEDIHRGNVNWTVNLGDALSGTPVIEGNYILIPAGHTLYCYYIDGTYVWNVTSDWGYFHELLVDNDVIYAPCSWDKLYILDLDTGVSLTNNNIYQGSSLYAPVMDAYGNIYIASEYGYGVNNNTWITVVTYENGDYVYSHSILEINNIPYGSPALLSQPIITDTGCFLVNTVEGLLIGDLSNGQLLLIPIVGAVGNFAIDYNNHYYYILMNTTESCGVLFTDDGINGPNGFYMDEIGELLIIDGYTYDYLYTVTEDGHIYFIDLDINHDDYGYPFYLYEDDGFQVNHVSSAMAAYDGMLYIGDDAGILWVVDTTCGESATINNYLSWAFNTNSSIVGGIAINNDFVYIGTENGMFYALTY, encoded by the coding sequence ATGAAGTTAAAACATATATTTTTTTCAATAGTGTTTATCATGTTGCTTGTAGGAATCACATGTGTTTCTGCAGAAAACACTGATAATATCGGAGATTTATCAACTAATGATGCAGATGATATAATTTCTGTAGATGATTTGGAAGATAATGAAGATCTATCAACTAATGATGTGGATAATTCATTAGATGATGGTTCTAGTTTAGATGAAAAAGATGTGCTGCCTTCACGGGGTACAACAACTGTTAATTCTTGGTCTCAATTGGGTAGTGCAGTATATAACAATAACAATTATGACACTGTATATCTTGGAGCAAATATCACTCCAGGAAATCAGATAGTCATTAATCATGATGTAACCATTATTGGTTCTGCTGATACTTATATTGGGGGTAGTAGCTCAAGTAATCCAGTAAGTTATAGCAATATTCCAATTTACTCTAATGCAAATGGTTTATCTATAACTTTAAAAGATATTAGATTCCAAAATTGTGGAGGAAATATTCTCATGAAATTTAGTGGAAATGGGAATTATGTCCTTGACAATTGTACCTTTGAAAACGTAACTGCAACTGGTAGTCATCAAGCAGTAGTACATTTAAACTTAGGTCATTGTGATATTATAAATTGTACTTTTGAAAAATGTAGAACAAGTTATGGTACTGTAAGTAATTATAATGAATATAGTGTAACTAATGTTAATATGGTAGTTAGAGATACTATTTTTAAAAATAATTATGCTTCTGTTGAACCTGGTGCTATTAATAACTGTGGTCAATTAGAAGTTTATGATTCTACTTTTGAAGGCAATTCTGCAGAATGGTGGGCTGGTGCAATCCACACTCACACTAATGCAAACACTACAATTGTTCGTTCTAGTTTTAAAAATAATCACGCTGGATGGAATGGTGGTGCATTATACACATACAGTTATTTAACTATAATTGATTCCAACTTCACAGGCAATGATGCACAAACTAACACTGGCGGTGGAGCAATTGGCGCAAGCAGTTATGGCAGTATACCTATTGTTAGAATTGAAAATTCTAAATTTGAAGATAATACTGCAATCACTGGTAATGGTGGAGCTATTGTTATTAGTTCCGGCACTTTAACTGTTAGTAATTCAGAATTTATAAATAATGTTGCACCTAAACTTAATGGTGGAGCTATTTCTAGTAGCAGTTGTACTGCCACAATTACAAATTCTATCTTTAAATATAATAGCGCTATTCTTGGTAAAGGTGGTGCTATTTATGGTGCAGGTGCAGGTAGTTTAACAGTTGATAATTGTGAATTTGTTAATAACACTGCTAAAGATAGTAACTCAGGTCATGCACTTGCATATTCATATACTGGTAACAGTAATACTGCTGCATACTTAACTTATATTAATAATAGATTTTATGGTCCTAATAATGGTACAGGTTCTGTTTATGCGGCTAATAATAAATTAAATATAATCCATTATAACAATACAGTTTCTGATTATTCAAATTATACCGAACCCGAAGAAGAAAATGAGACTAATGGTACAAGTGGGGATATAGAGATTCCTGAAGACATTCACAGAGGTAATGTTAATTGGACAGTTAATTTAGGGGATGCTTTAAGTGGTACTCCTGTTATTGAAGGTAATTATATTTTAATTCCTGCTGGACATACTTTGTATTGTTATTATATTGATGGTACTTATGTGTGGAATGTTACTAGTGATTGGGGGTATTTCCATGAATTACTTGTTGATAATGATGTAATTTATGCCCCTTGTTCATGGGATAAATTATATATTCTTGATTTGGATACTGGTGTTTCATTGACCAATAATAATATTTACCAAGGATCTAGTCTTTATGCTCCAGTAATGGACGCTTATGGAAATATTTATATTGCTAGTGAATATGGTTATGGTGTGAATAATAATACTTGGATTACTGTTGTTACTTATGAAAATGGAGATTATGTTTATTCTCATAGTATTTTAGAAATTAATAATATACCTTATGGTTCCCCAGCATTATTATCACAACCTATTATAACTGATACTGGTTGTTTCCTTGTTAACACAGTTGAAGGATTGTTAATTGGTGATTTAAGCAATGGTCAACTTTTATTAATCCCTATTGTAGGGGCTGTAGGTAATTTTGCAATTGATTATAATAATCATTATTATTATATTTTGATGAACACTACTGAATCTTGTGGAGTTTTATTTACAGATGATGGAATAAACGGTCCTAATGGTTTTTATATGGATGAAATTGGTGAATTATTGATTATTGATGGTTATACTTATGATTATTTATATACTGTAACTGAAGATGGACATATTTACTTCATTGACCTAGACATAAATCATGATGATTACGGATATCCATTTTATCTTTATGAAGATGATGGTTTTCAGGTGAACCATGTTTCATCAGCTATGGCAGCTTATGATGGAATGTTGTATATTGGTGATGATGCAGGTATCTTATGGGTAGTTGATACAACTTGTGGAGAAAGTGCTACCATTAACAATTATTTGTCATGGGCATTTAATACAAATTCTTCTATTGTTGGAGGAATTGCCATAAATAACGATTTTGTTTATATTGGAACTGAAAATGGCATGTTTTATGCTTTAACATATTAA